The following coding sequences are from one Melanotaenia boesemani isolate fMelBoe1 chromosome 19, fMelBoe1.pri, whole genome shotgun sequence window:
- the noc4l gene encoding nucleolar complex protein 4 homolog, with translation MAPAKRRNVSSVKSSKSNAKTAKIDLDCIVECVLESKKHANDVFEILGVLQAETEKDVVNAVNASSKLFTALLERKELFMGKLPGEEEALSGGYSAEKKYQIFMRHRYNNCVEMLLEHLNHELYGVKESALCCLMTFAAGEGKHPLEDLDWSEHYSFPRELIQAVVDNLLSQTTDNSLLISRFQEFLEMEDVRYYVMSSIRANVGKVMDKNKGAVLPVYQNNTFTLMCNITMPSQESELTNFMVKQEAKHEDWKAAKLFDHKRAFERMWLGFLKYKLPNSMYKKILVILHESILPHMSKPTMLLDFLTAAYEVGGAISLLALNGLFVLMHQHNLEYPDFYKKLYNLLEPSVFHVKYKARFFHLANLFLSSSHLPVYLVAAFAKRLARLSLTAPPTALLMVLPFIYNLIRRHPSCRILIHKPSTEDEPIEDPYVMDEEDPAQCRALESSLWEIKTLQKHYHPDVAKAAMLINTPLSEQEDDISEVLEMTAYELMDRDLKQSQNKSIALEFETATHLLKGGGDVLGQHFCLV, from the exons ATGGCGCCGGCCAAGAGACGCAACGTGAGTTCAGTAAAGTCATCGAAATCTAATGCTAAAACAGCTAAAATCGACTTGGACTGTATTGTCGAGTGTGTACttgaaagcaaaaagcatgCCAACGACGTTTTTGAAATTCTCGGGGTCCTCCAG gcagaaacagagaaagatgTTGTTAATGCTGTCAACGCATCCAGTAAATTATTTACCGCGTTGTTGGAGAGAAAAGAGCTCTTCATGGGAAAACTCCCTGGAGAAGAAGAGGCGTTAAGCG GAGGGTACAGTGCTGAAAAGAAGTACCAGATTTTTATGCGACACCGATACAACAACTGTGTGGAGATGCTGCTTGAGCACCTAAACCATGAACTGTATGGAGTGAAG GAAAGTGCCCTATGTTGCTTGATGACATTTGCAGCGGGGGAAGGAAAGCATCCTCTGGAGGACTTGGACTGGAGTGAACATTACAGCTTCCCTCGGGAACTGATCCAG GCAGTGGTGGACAACCTTTTGTCTCAGACCACAGACAATTCCCTGCTGATCTCAAGGTTCCAGGAGTTTCTTGAGATGGAAGATGTGCGCTACTATGTAATGAGCTCCATACGTGCAAATGTGGGCAAAGTTATGGACAAAAATAAAGGG GCTGTGTTGCCTGTATATCAAAACAACACTTTCACTCTCATGTGCAACATCACTATGCCCAGCCAGGAATCAGAGCTAACCAACTTCATGGTCAAACAAGAAG ctaAGCATGAAGATTGGAAAGCAGCTAAATTATTT GACCACAAGCGTGCCTTTGAGCGGATGTGGCTCGGCTTTCTCAAGTATAAG TTGCCCAACAGCATGTATAAAAAGATATTGGTGATCCTTCATGAGTCCATTTTGCCACACATGAGCAAACCCACAATGTTGCTTGACTTTTTGACAGCTGCCTATGAAGTTG GTGGAGCCATCAGTCTGCTGGCCCTAAATGGCCTTTTTGTCCTAATGCATCAACACAACCT aGAATATCCTGATTTCTATAAGAAGCTGTACAATCTTCTTGAGCCGTCTGTTTTCCATGTGAAGTACAAAGCACGCTTTTTCCATCTAGCCAATCTCTTTCTTAGCTCCAG TCACCTGCCAGTTTACTTAGTGGCTGCGTTTGCCAAACGTCTGGCTCGTCTGTCTCTCACTGCTCCACCTACAGCCCTTCTTATGGTGCTGCCCTTCATCTATAACCTGATCCGTCGCCACCCATCCTGCAGAATCCTGATTCACAAACCCAGCACAGAAGATG AGCCCATTGAGGATCCATATGTGATGGATGAAGAGGACCCTGCTCAGTGTCGTGCCTTAGAGAGCAGCTTGTGGGAAATTAAG ACACTGCAGAAGCACTACCATCCAGATGTGGCCAAAGCTGCAATGCTGATCAACACACCCCTGTCAGAGCAAGAAGATGACATCAGTGAGGTGTTAGAGATGACAGCATATGAG TTGATGGACAGAGACCTGAAACAGTCGCAGAACAAGAGCATCGCGCTGGAGTTTGAAACAGCGACACATTTACTCAAAGGAGGCGGAGACGTGTTAGGACAGCACTTTTGTCTGGtgtga